A single region of the Nitrospira sp. genome encodes:
- a CDS encoding response regulator: MSSSIFIVDSSPAVRRMVEQISTPEGFDVVGFQDGPAALEAARRISPALIIADYHLDNITFSGFCKEVNKLDNLSETYLISLVNPADRPDESLLRTLGVKAFLNKPFQSEDLLDVIKTLQQKAQPQQNGNRLKRRVWPPDSTSTDTDDDNAVMDQLDVTDEQEDLTMDQPPESTTATKAAPAAAGPEEAMKGLFGQLLESMTERTEKRIADLLPQAIEKELTARIHSAVKKELDGQLGEILSQEQLTTIVHPLLMQELPSFIKQEMAASEVLIRQAVSDIATPVIKDVLDQSVRELAEAGVRKQLPEVVREHLGSIDLLVKEEIRQATLKHAPLIADDIVRATAEQTVEQAVQRIVPELAEQHIKAELTRLTAAE; the protein is encoded by the coding sequence GTGTCATCTTCTATTTTCATCGTCGATAGCAGTCCGGCCGTCAGGCGTATGGTTGAGCAAATCTCGACCCCTGAAGGATTTGACGTCGTCGGATTTCAAGATGGTCCCGCAGCCCTCGAAGCGGCCCGGCGCATCAGTCCCGCGTTGATAATTGCCGACTACCACCTCGACAACATCACCTTCTCCGGTTTCTGCAAAGAAGTGAACAAACTCGACAACTTGAGCGAGACCTACCTGATCTCGCTGGTCAATCCAGCCGATCGCCCGGATGAAAGTCTCCTCCGCACACTCGGCGTGAAAGCCTTCTTGAATAAGCCGTTTCAATCAGAAGATCTTCTCGACGTCATCAAGACCCTGCAGCAGAAAGCGCAACCGCAGCAGAATGGCAATCGCCTCAAGCGTCGCGTCTGGCCGCCGGACTCCACATCAACCGATACAGACGATGACAACGCGGTGATGGACCAATTGGACGTCACCGATGAGCAGGAGGATCTCACCATGGACCAGCCGCCGGAATCTACGACCGCCACGAAAGCCGCGCCAGCCGCCGCCGGCCCTGAAGAGGCCATGAAAGGTCTTTTCGGACAGCTGTTGGAGTCCATGACCGAACGGACGGAAAAGCGGATCGCCGATTTGCTCCCGCAAGCGATTGAAAAAGAACTCACGGCCCGTATTCACTCGGCCGTGAAAAAGGAACTGGACGGACAACTGGGAGAAATTCTCTCACAGGAGCAGCTGACCACGATCGTCCACCCCCTGTTGATGCAGGAGCTTCCTTCGTTCATCAAGCAGGAAATGGCCGCCAGCGAAGTCCTGATCCGTCAGGCCGTGTCCGATATCGCCACTCCCGTGATCAAAGACGTGCTGGACCAATCAGTGCGCGAACTGGCCGAAGCCGGCGTGCGCAAACAACTCCCTGAGGTAGTACGGGAACACCTGGGATCAATCGATCTGCTGGTCAAAGAAGAAATCAGGCAGGCGACTCTCAAACATGCCCCGCTCATCGCCGACGATATTGTCCGAGCGACCGCGGAGCAGACCGTCGAACAGGCAGTGCAACGAATCGTTCCTGAACTCGCAGAACAACACATTAAGGCCGAACTCACCCGCC